The DNA segment CTTCACTCTTCCACCACTACATACATAAGGCACCTACTCACCCTTTTTCCTTAGTTCTGGTTTGCctttcttaactgtggccatcaCCATGTCGCCCACACCAGCAGCAGGAAGTCTGTTCAGCCGTCCCTTGATTCCCTTCACAGAGATGATATACAGGTTTTTGGCTCCTAcagaaaataacaagaaaatacattttgcatGTGACGGCAAGTATTCCCAATCtgggggtcagcctgggctatagaccAAGAAACTCATCTCGGCAGAAtcacaaaccaaccaaccaaaacaagcGTTTTCTTAAATGCGTCCCAAACCCAGAAGCATCTTGTCACAACACCGATTGAAGTTAAACAACACAGCATGTTGCCACTTCACCCAAAAGCGGTGTTTTCACTCTGCCCCTTCTTGACGGCTCAGTGGGTCATCAGCAAAAGGCCCACTGAGTGCTTTTAAAAGGGGACCGTGACAGCACGCAGCCACAGGCCTCACCTGTGTTGTCAGCACAGTTGATCACAGCTCCTACCGGAAGACCCAGGGAAATCCGGAATTTCGCTCCGGAGGACCCACCACGTCCtgcagggagagaaacagagtaaGGGGGCCACTGCACAAGCTTTGGTGGAGACTAGCCTGTCCCCGACTACCGTCCCCTTGTCACAGAACCTGGCCGTCCCTTAAGTTACCATCCTCCTGTGGAGGTTAAGGAGACTGGTCGAGTGCACTTTTACAAAACTTTATCTATACAAGTCGGGAAACCGCAAAGACCGTCCAATCCGGTCAAAGGCAGGCCAACCCCACCGTCTCCGTTCGGCCCCACGCTCCGCTCCTACCCGCTCAACGCCAACTCCGCCGCCCTCCCCTTTCGGAGCTCTCCCTGGGCCTCTGTGATGCCCCATCTTCTCCTTCTCCGGCCCGGAGACTACAAAATATCACCGCAGCCGGGAGCCGTCGCCAAGGAACGGGCCGACCGGCCTACGCGGCGGATGCCAGCGGATCCCCAAACCCAAAATCCTCACCTCGCTTCGACATCTTGAGCGTCCGGAAAGAGTCAGAAAGGAAGTTAGTACAAGGGACACTGGGATATGAACTGGAGGCCACGCCCAGTCAGCCATGTGACCGGACCTCCTCTGACCCGCCTCCCTCCCCTGGTCGCAGGTATATGACGTAAAGCCCTGTGCCTCTTTGCGACTGCTCTGGATGTGAAAGCTGCCGTTGAGTTATGTAGGGGCGAGTAATTTTGGgtcataagtaaaaataaattgttCTGTAAGAGTTCCCAAAGAACAGACAGAGATGGGGCGAGATCAAGCTCAGAATGGTTTCATTTGGCTACCGAACGTTTAAGTGGAACGCTACAGATGAGTCCATCTGTGTGCTCGGTACCATAGCATTCTCTTGTTATGAGGATTAACAATACTTTGTGACATTCACACAGTCGGTCAGACAACCACTCGGTCTCTTGTTATTAATTATTCTCAAGCTTACCCCACAGCTATCAGTGAACGATTGATTGACTCTATTGCTTCTTAAAGATATGTAAAGTTTCGTAAAGCCTAAATATAGTATAGTTTGTGTTCATGTATAGTATAATCAGGATGGgcatgttttaatttattttactacCTCAACCTCTCCCTATTTTCCTGACCTCTTACCTTCTGTTGATACATTCATTCTAAAGTGTATTGAATACCTACTTTAGGCCAGATTCCGTCCAGATTACACGAAGGAATAAAATAGAGCATTATTCTTGCCTTTATGGATTTTAGTCTGCCAGGGTAGACGTTGGTAATAGATACTGAATAATAGGGACAATTGTGAGAGTTCCAGTATATAGTTTGTTAAATGGGACAAAGTATTATGAAGAAAGGACAGTAAGATGTGGAAAGGTGATGAGGCAGATTGGAATAGAAACATTAGTGCCTGGAGGTGCCGGTTTGTCATCTCACCTATTCAGATGCTATCCCAAGTTCAAGCCCACCCTGAACCACGTAGAGACCCTATCTGAAAATACCAAATAGGAAaaaggggaagggatgtctcgGTGGTGGAGTACATGCCTAACATATgcaagatttttgtttgttttgttgggacaggatttctttgtgtagccggGGCAGTCCTGGAGCTacccctgtagaccaggctggcctcaaactcaaaacattcacctgtctctgcctcttgagtgctgggattgaagatgtgtgctgctgcagccaccaacAGACGACGCATGCAAGATTTTATGgtcctggactggagagatggctcagtgggttaagagcactgactgcggggctggggatttagctcagtggtagagcgcttacctaggaagcacaaggccctgggttcggtccccagctccgaaaaaaaaaaaaaaaaaaaaaaaagagcactgactgctcttccggagggtctgagttcaattcccagcaactacatggtggctcacagccatctgtaatgggatccaatgccctcttctggtgtgtctgaggacagttacagtgtgctcatatacataaaataaataattctttaaaaaaaaaatggtccctggggctggagagatggctcagaggttaagagcactgactgctcttccagaggtcatgagttcaattcccagcaaccacatggtggctcacactgtaataagatctggtgccctcttctggccagcagtcacatatgcaggcagaatgctgtacataaaataaataaatcttaaaaaaaaaaaatggtcccaTAAGTAAAGACACTTGCTTTGTAAGCACTTGCTTTGTAAGCCAGACCACTGAATTTAATCCCCAAAC comes from the Rattus norvegicus strain BN/NHsdMcwi chromosome 10, GRCr8, whole genome shotgun sequence genome and includes:
- the Rpl23 gene encoding large ribosomal subunit protein uL14, with the translated sequence MSKRGRGGSSGAKFRISLGLPVGAVINCADNTGAKNLYIISVKGIKGRLNRLPAAGVGDMVMATVKKGKPELRKKVHPAVVIRQRKSYRRKDGVFLYFEDNAGVIVNNKGEMKGSAITGPVAKECADLWPRIASNAGSIA